The Salvia miltiorrhiza cultivar Shanhuang (shh) chromosome 1, IMPLAD_Smil_shh, whole genome shotgun sequence genome has a window encoding:
- the LOC130987560 gene encoding uncharacterized protein LOC130987560 — translation MASSRRRSSCSFLTLLLSFFNFILFILSAASLAPTIALRMPPTSLGWAFLMISGVSLLSSFVGFYSHLARFCFITHVSLLLASSAGQLLGILVLFTKEKSSLEMLRSARDPREAKVLVRLECGVLMAMFVMQLGVLVVSCVVQSCWVREYEGLEAEREATARKRRQKIARVQEESVANAATAVEMKNKDFDEKMINKYGKWTENDI, via the coding sequence ATGGCATCATCGAGGCGCAGAAGCTCCTGCTCATTCCTCACTCTCCTCCTCTCATTCTTCAATTTCATCCTCTTCATCCTCTCCGCCGCCTCCCTAGCGCCGACGATCGCCCTCAGAATGCCGCCGACCTCCCTCGGCTGGGCGTTCCTGATGATCTCCGGCGTCTCGCTGCTGTCGTCGTTCGTCGGATTCTACTCCCACCTCGCTCGCTTCTGCTTCATCACGCACGTCTCGCTCCTCCTCGCCTCGTCGGCCGGGCAACTGCTGGGGATCCTGGTCCTATTCACGAAGGAGAAGTCGAGCCTCGAGATGCTGAGATCGGCGAGGGATCCGCGAGAGGCGAAGGTGCTGGTGAGGCTGGAGTGCGGGGTTCTGATGGCGATGTTTGTGATGCAATTGGGGGTTTTGGTGGTGAGCTGCGTGGTGCAGAGCTGCTGGGTGAGGGAGTACGAGGGGCTGGAGGCAGAGAGGGAGGCCACGGCGAGGAAGAGGCGGCAGAAGATCGCGAGGGTACAGGAGGAGTCGGTGGCCAATGCGGCGACGGCGGTGGAAATGAAAAATAAGGATTTTGATGAGAAGATGATCAATAAGTACGGCAAGTGGACGGAGAATGATatctaa